A DNA window from Thiobacillus denitrificans ATCC 25259 contains the following coding sequences:
- the ilvC gene encoding ketol-acid reductoisomerase, translated as MKVYYDKDADLSLIKQRKVAIVGYGSQGHAHANNLKDSGVDVTVALRPGSASAKKAENAGLTVKSVPEAVAGADLVMILTPDEFQSRLYRDEIEPNIKQGATLAFAHGFSIHYNQVVPRADLDVIMIAPKAPGHTVRSEFVKGGGIPDLIAIYQDASGKAKETALSYASAIGGGRTGIIETTFKDETETDLFGEQAVLCGGAVELVKAGFDTLVEAGYAPEMAYFECLHELKLIVDLMYEGGIANMNYSISNNAEYGEYVTGVKVINEQSRAAMKECLANIQNGAYAKRFILEGQANYPEMTAWRRNNAAHQIEVVGAKLRSMMPWIAANKLVDHSKN; from the coding sequence ATGAAAGTTTATTACGACAAGGACGCCGACCTTTCCCTCATCAAGCAGCGCAAGGTCGCGATCGTCGGTTACGGTTCGCAGGGCCACGCCCACGCCAACAACCTCAAGGATTCCGGCGTCGACGTCACGGTCGCCCTGCGCCCGGGTTCGGCTTCGGCGAAGAAGGCCGAGAACGCCGGCCTGACCGTCAAGAGCGTGCCCGAAGCCGTCGCCGGGGCCGACCTCGTCATGATCCTCACGCCCGACGAGTTCCAGTCGCGGCTCTACCGCGACGAGATCGAGCCGAACATCAAGCAGGGTGCGACGCTCGCGTTCGCCCACGGCTTCTCGATCCACTACAACCAGGTCGTGCCGCGCGCCGACCTCGACGTGATCATGATCGCGCCCAAAGCCCCGGGCCACACCGTGCGTTCCGAGTTCGTCAAGGGCGGCGGCATCCCCGACCTCATCGCGATCTATCAGGACGCGTCGGGCAAGGCCAAGGAAACCGCGCTCTCCTATGCATCGGCGATCGGCGGCGGCCGCACCGGCATCATCGAGACGACCTTCAAGGACGAGACCGAGACCGACCTCTTCGGCGAGCAGGCCGTGCTGTGCGGCGGCGCGGTCGAGCTGGTGAAGGCCGGCTTCGACACGCTCGTCGAGGCGGGCTACGCGCCCGAAATGGCCTACTTCGAGTGCCTGCACGAACTCAAGCTGATCGTCGACCTGATGTACGAAGGCGGCATCGCCAACATGAACTACTCGATCTCCAACAACGCCGAGTACGGCGAGTACGTGACCGGCGTCAAGGTCATCAACGAGCAGTCGCGCGCGGCGATGAAGGAGTGCCTCGCCAACATCCAGAACGGCGCCTACGCCAAGCGCTTCATCCTCGAAGGCCAGGCCAACTACCCCGAAATGACCGCATGGCGCCGCAACAACGCCGCGCATCAGATCGAAGTCGTCGGCGCCAAGCTGCGCTCGATGATGCCGTGGATCGCCGCGAACAAGCTCGTCGACCATTCGAAGAACTGA
- the ilvN gene encoding acetolactate synthase small subunit: MSTRHIISLLMENEAGALSRVAGLFSARAYNIESLTVAPTEDATLSRMTIVTVGSEDIIEQITKQLNKLVDVIKVMDLTEGRHIERELMLVKVKATGLGREEMKRTADIFRGRIIDVTDSTYTIELTGTGSKLDAFLEAIDPALIIETVRTGASGIGRGERSLKV, encoded by the coding sequence ATGAGCACCCGCCATATCATTTCGCTCTTGATGGAGAACGAGGCGGGTGCGCTGTCGCGCGTCGCCGGTCTCTTCTCCGCGCGCGCCTACAACATCGAATCGCTCACGGTCGCACCGACCGAGGATGCCACGCTCTCGCGCATGACCATCGTCACGGTCGGCTCGGAAGACATCATCGAGCAGATCACCAAGCAGCTGAACAAGCTCGTCGACGTCATCAAGGTCATGGATCTGACCGAAGGCCGTCACATCGAGCGCGAGCTCATGCTGGTCAAGGTCAAGGCGACGGGCCTCGGGCGCGAGGAGATGAAGCGCACCGCCGACATCTTCCGCGGGCGCATCATCGACGTCACCGATTCGACCTACACGATCGAACTGACCGGCACCGGTTCCAAGCTCGACGCCTTTCTCGAGGCGATCGATCCTGCCCTGATCATCGAGACCGTGCGCACCGGAGCGTCCGGCATCGGACGCGGTGAGCGCAGCCTCAAAGTCTGA
- a CDS encoding acetolactate synthase 3 catalytic subunit, translated as MEATGAEIVVRCLAEEGVEFVFGYPGGAVLNIYDEIFKQNRFKHVLVRHEQAAVHAADAYARSTGRVGVALVTSGPGVTNAVTGIATAYMDSVPIVVVTGQVPTPAIGLDAFQEVDTVGITRPCVKHNFLVKDVKDLAATMKKAFIIAATGRPGPVVVDVPKDVTYHVTEFEYPATVEMRSYNPVVKGHSGQLKRAVQMLLEAKRPMIYAGGGVVLGDASAQLTELARLLGFPCTNTLMGLGGYPATDRQNLGMLGMHGTYEANMAMQHCDVLLAVGARFDDRVIGNPAHFAKEQRRIIHIDIDPSSISKRVKVDVPIVGDVRNVLRDMLSLLKQAKEVPDAAALNAWWTQIELWRSKNCLKYNRNSPIIKPQYVVEKLWEVTKGDAFITSDVGQHQMWAAQYYKFDKPRRWINSGGLGTMGVGLPYAMGVQLAHPEAQVACITGESSIQMNIQELSTCKQYRIPVKVVTLNNRYMGMVRQWQEFFYGSRYAESYMESLPDFVKLAEAYGHVGMRIDKPEDVEAALKEAFSPVLKERMVFMDFQTDQTENVFPMVEGGKGLSEMILAEEL; from the coding sequence ATGGAAGCCACGGGCGCCGAGATCGTCGTACGTTGTCTGGCTGAAGAGGGGGTCGAGTTCGTCTTCGGCTATCCCGGCGGAGCCGTGCTCAACATCTACGACGAGATCTTCAAGCAGAACAGGTTCAAGCACGTGCTGGTGCGCCACGAACAGGCGGCCGTCCACGCTGCCGACGCCTATGCGCGCTCGACCGGCCGCGTCGGCGTGGCGCTCGTCACCTCGGGGCCCGGCGTCACCAACGCTGTGACCGGCATCGCCACGGCGTATATGGATTCGGTGCCGATCGTCGTCGTCACCGGCCAGGTGCCGACGCCCGCGATCGGGCTCGACGCCTTCCAGGAAGTCGACACCGTCGGCATCACACGGCCCTGCGTCAAACACAATTTCCTCGTCAAGGACGTCAAGGATCTGGCCGCGACGATGAAGAAGGCCTTCATCATCGCAGCCACCGGTCGCCCCGGCCCGGTGGTCGTCGACGTACCCAAGGACGTGACCTACCACGTGACCGAGTTCGAATATCCGGCCACGGTCGAGATGCGTTCGTACAACCCCGTTGTCAAAGGCCACAGCGGTCAGTTGAAGCGCGCCGTGCAGATGCTGCTCGAAGCCAAGCGCCCGATGATCTACGCGGGCGGCGGCGTCGTCCTCGGCGACGCGTCGGCGCAGCTGACCGAACTCGCGCGCCTGCTCGGCTTTCCCTGCACCAATACGCTGATGGGTCTCGGCGGTTATCCTGCGACCGACAGGCAGAACCTCGGCATGCTCGGCATGCACGGCACCTATGAAGCGAACATGGCGATGCAGCACTGCGACGTGCTGCTGGCCGTCGGCGCGCGCTTCGACGACCGCGTGATCGGCAACCCCGCGCACTTCGCCAAGGAGCAGCGTCGCATCATCCACATCGACATCGACCCGTCTTCGATCTCGAAGCGCGTCAAGGTCGACGTGCCCATCGTCGGCGACGTCAGGAACGTGCTGCGCGACATGCTGAGCCTGCTGAAGCAGGCCAAGGAAGTGCCCGACGCTGCGGCGCTCAACGCGTGGTGGACGCAGATCGAATTGTGGCGCTCGAAGAACTGCCTCAAGTACAACCGCAACAGCCCGATCATCAAGCCGCAGTATGTGGTCGAAAAGCTGTGGGAAGTCACCAAGGGCGACGCCTTCATCACCTCCGACGTCGGCCAGCACCAGATGTGGGCGGCCCAGTACTACAAGTTCGACAAGCCGCGCCGCTGGATCAATTCCGGTGGCCTCGGCACCATGGGCGTCGGCCTGCCGTATGCAATGGGCGTGCAACTCGCGCATCCGGAGGCGCAGGTCGCCTGCATCACCGGCGAGTCGTCGATCCAGATGAACATCCAGGAGCTTTCGACCTGCAAGCAGTACCGCATTCCGGTCAAGGTCGTCACGCTCAATAACCGCTACATGGGCATGGTGAGGCAGTGGCAGGAGTTCTTCTACGGCAGCCGCTACGCCGAGTCGTACATGGAGTCGCTGCCCGACTTCGTCAAGCTCGCCGAAGCCTACGGCCACGTCGGCATGCGCATCGACAAGCCCGAGGACGTCGAAGCGGCGCTCAAGGAAGCCTTCTCGCCTGTACTCAAGGAAAGAATGGTGTTCATGGACTTCCAGACCGACCAGACCGAGAACGTCTTCCCGATGGTCGAAGGCGGCAAGGGCCTGTCGGAAATGATTCTGGCGGAGGAGCTGTGA
- a CDS encoding DUF2173 family protein has product MSLKKILVLDGVMTVCRFRDDGVVMEAEGQLSPELMTRLAKFAQWYRRMVSGNTDLLSLFSQMRGWSPSQGWIVRGAETTVCSVGNTVCLVENADASLNQIMQALAEAAHE; this is encoded by the coding sequence ATGTCGCTGAAGAAGATCCTGGTGCTCGACGGGGTGATGACCGTGTGCCGCTTTCGCGACGACGGCGTGGTGATGGAGGCCGAGGGCCAGCTCTCGCCCGAACTGATGACGCGGCTGGCGAAATTCGCGCAGTGGTACCGGCGCATGGTCTCGGGCAATACCGATCTCTTGTCGCTGTTTTCGCAAATGCGCGGCTGGTCTCCGTCGCAGGGCTGGATCGTGCGGGGCGCCGAGACGACGGTCTGCAGCGTGGGCAATACCGTCTGTCTCGTCGAAAACGCCGACGCGTCGTTGAACCAGATCATGCAGGCGCTGGCCGAAGCGGCCCACGAGTAG
- a CDS encoding DUF2173 family protein — MDLQKLMELPGALAAFTYSDRGDLQAHELREGTEITPQMLDLLSRSCVANLAIAGMEARGWEAVTGQSGFQPLKGFSVVGLEWSVVVNGNSGVVIRNRDVDYEAAFAALQVA; from the coding sequence ATGGATCTGCAAAAACTGATGGAGTTGCCGGGTGCGCTCGCCGCATTCACCTACAGCGATCGCGGGGACCTGCAGGCGCACGAACTGCGCGAAGGCACCGAAATCACTCCGCAGATGCTCGATCTGTTGAGCCGTTCCTGTGTCGCCAATCTCGCGATTGCCGGCATGGAGGCGCGCGGCTGGGAAGCGGTCACCGGACAGAGCGGCTTTCAGCCGCTGAAAGGCTTTTCGGTGGTCGGCCTCGAATGGTCGGTCGTCGTGAACGGCAATAGCGGCGTGGTCATACGCAACCGCGACGTCGACTACGAAGCCGCGTTCGCCGCGCTGCAAGTCGCCTGA
- a CDS encoding DUF2173 family protein, whose protein sequence is MHIIKQLMAIPGVVAAGEYAYRGDRFSYQGALTDEFARMASILCRANTLSVNMQSEIFDSFAENCGCRPVQGWIVRGAEITVCVVGNYFAFIENRHDLLNDVMTIMRAKIGDIEDDLLVNLYARIGGDAREALY, encoded by the coding sequence ATGCACATCATAAAGCAGCTCATGGCCATTCCCGGGGTGGTCGCTGCCGGCGAATACGCGTACCGCGGTGATCGCTTCTCCTACCAGGGCGCACTGACCGACGAGTTCGCACGCATGGCGTCGATTCTCTGCCGCGCCAACACGCTGTCGGTCAACATGCAGTCGGAGATCTTCGATTCCTTTGCCGAAAATTGCGGCTGTCGCCCGGTCCAGGGCTGGATCGTGCGCGGCGCCGAGATCACGGTCTGCGTCGTCGGAAACTATTTTGCCTTCATCGAAAACCGTCACGATCTGCTCAACGACGTGATGACGATCATGCGCGCCAAGATCGGCGACATCGAGGACGATCTGCTCGTGAATCTTTACGCGCGGATCGGCGGCGACGCGCGCGAAGCGCTGTACTGA
- a CDS encoding RDD family protein, with protein MQDNATTFVPASLPVRVAAMIYESLLVIAVFFVASFIVLPVVGDLHRGWQRHLFQAYLVVVLFAYFATFWLRSGQTLAMKTWRIRLDDRSGGRVSFRQAVLRFALALAGALLVGAGYWWALFDRERQFFHDRVAGTRLVRVPPKT; from the coding sequence ATGCAAGACAACGCAACAACCTTCGTCCCCGCCTCCTTGCCGGTCCGCGTGGCTGCGATGATCTACGAATCCCTGCTCGTCATCGCGGTCTTTTTCGTCGCCTCGTTCATCGTTCTGCCGGTCGTCGGCGACCTCCACAGGGGCTGGCAGCGGCATCTGTTCCAGGCCTATCTCGTCGTCGTGCTGTTCGCGTATTTCGCCACGTTCTGGCTGCGCAGCGGACAGACGCTCGCGATGAAGACCTGGCGCATCCGCCTCGACGACCGCTCGGGCGGCAGGGTCTCGTTCCGCCAGGCCGTGCTTCGCTTCGCGCTCGCGCTCGCCGGCGCGCTGCTGGTCGGCGCGGGATACTGGTGGGCGCTGTTCGACCGCGAGCGCCAGTTCTTCCACGACCGGGTCGCCGGCACGCGCCTCGTCCGCGTGCCGCCGAAAACCTGA
- a CDS encoding DUF6231 family protein, translating to MNWPAHVEALLREAKPASVCALDPAALELAAAALPDLTIQRYHESEPPRCVVALGVDALNGLAANAIEQLIGRIRTYSAQRLLLVAHAGCALDEAGFRALGFVVSLVDVETGTRVYDYDIDTYKSVPDWLNARFWAHPERWEP from the coding sequence GTGAACTGGCCCGCGCACGTGGAAGCCCTGCTGCGTGAAGCAAAGCCCGCAAGCGTGTGCGCGCTCGATCCTGCCGCGCTCGAACTGGCCGCGGCCGCCCTGCCGGACCTGACGATCCAGCGCTACCACGAGTCTGAGCCGCCGCGCTGCGTCGTGGCACTCGGGGTCGACGCGCTGAACGGACTCGCCGCCAACGCGATCGAACAACTGATCGGCCGCATCCGCACCTATTCGGCGCAACGCCTGCTGCTGGTCGCCCATGCCGGGTGCGCGCTCGACGAGGCCGGATTCCGGGCGCTCGGCTTCGTCGTTTCGCTGGTCGACGTTGAGACCGGAACCCGCGTCTACGATTACGACATCGATACCTACAAGAGCGTCCCTGACTGGCTCAACGCGCGTTTCTGGGCGCATCCCGAACGCTGGGAACCCTGA
- a CDS encoding SseB family protein, with translation MNFVPHNALEEQLVAVHVGKLDPESFARSLADQQLFMPVRDEKDQIQGFQRTTQAEPLIIEDDDGERVLVVFTSPERAKPIVEHFPDFSGGILTEFSWLLRRIGGGVPISINPGWDIGMDFDAEMIGQLILQLPPENPA, from the coding sequence ATGAACTTCGTCCCGCATAACGCGCTTGAAGAACAGCTCGTCGCCGTCCACGTCGGCAAGCTCGATCCCGAATCCTTCGCACGGTCGCTCGCCGATCAGCAGCTGTTCATGCCCGTGCGCGACGAAAAGGATCAGATCCAGGGCTTCCAGCGCACGACTCAGGCCGAGCCGCTGATCATCGAGGACGACGACGGTGAACGCGTGCTCGTGGTCTTCACGAGCCCCGAACGCGCGAAGCCCATCGTCGAACACTTCCCCGACTTTTCCGGTGGCATCCTCACAGAGTTTTCCTGGCTGCTCCGGCGCATCGGCGGCGGCGTGCCGATCTCGATCAATCCCGGCTGGGACATCGGGATGGATTTCGACGCCGAGATGATCGGCCAGTTGATTCTGCAGCTCCCCCCGGAAAACCCGGCCTGA
- a CDS encoding FAD-binding oxidoreductase, with product MLSDTALAAFRSALGGERVFDDAATRALYASDETPRRVDPDAVLFPGSHDDVVALVRVAVEHRVAITPRGAGSGNVGGALPSPGSVVVSFECMRWVKEFDPVNRLVVVEPGVVTEEIDRLARSAGLFYPPDPGSAAYSRIGGNLAMNAAGPRAVKYGVTRDYVLGLRAVTGTGEEICTGCRTTKGVTGYDLTRLLVGSGGTLALVTEATLKLLPAPEGVATLRVCFASNHAALEAVSRVMRQAVTPCALEFMDQHAIDAIRPTGAADDLPDGTRALLMVEADGRADDLPRQIEALEHALAGDGMLEMRSGFDRDAIAQLWAARRSLSHAVKRIAPLKLNEDVVVPVSALADFVDFIDHVAGAQRLPIVSFGHAGNGNLHVNVMVDPDDGDALARAHLALESIMLRVIALGGTLSGEHGIGTEKRKFVPLEIAPATLELMRAIKRQFDPHGLLNPGKLFPD from the coding sequence ATGCTGTCCGACACCGCGCTTGCCGCCTTCCGTTCCGCGCTCGGGGGCGAGCGCGTATTCGACGACGCCGCGACGCGCGCGCTCTATGCGAGCGACGAGACCCCGCGCCGGGTAGACCCCGACGCCGTTCTGTTTCCCGGCTCGCACGACGACGTGGTCGCGCTCGTGCGCGTCGCAGTCGAGCACCGCGTCGCGATAACGCCGCGCGGCGCCGGCTCCGGCAACGTCGGCGGCGCGCTGCCCTCGCCGGGCAGCGTCGTCGTCAGCTTCGAGTGCATGCGCTGGGTGAAGGAATTCGACCCGGTCAATCGCCTCGTCGTCGTCGAGCCCGGCGTGGTCACGGAGGAGATCGATCGCCTCGCGCGCAGCGCCGGGCTCTTCTATCCGCCCGATCCCGGCAGCGCCGCCTACAGCCGCATCGGCGGCAACCTCGCGATGAACGCCGCCGGACCGCGCGCCGTCAAATACGGCGTCACGCGCGACTACGTGCTCGGCCTGCGCGCGGTGACCGGCACCGGCGAGGAAATCTGCACCGGCTGCCGCACCACGAAGGGTGTGACCGGCTACGACCTGACGCGTCTGCTCGTCGGCTCGGGCGGCACGCTCGCCCTCGTCACCGAAGCCACGCTCAAGCTGCTGCCAGCGCCCGAAGGCGTCGCGACGCTGCGCGTGTGCTTCGCGAGCAACCACGCCGCGCTCGAGGCGGTCAGCCGGGTGATGCGCCAGGCGGTGACACCGTGTGCGCTCGAATTCATGGACCAGCATGCGATCGACGCGATCCGCCCCACCGGCGCCGCGGACGATCTCCCGGACGGCACGCGCGCGCTCCTGATGGTCGAGGCCGACGGCCGGGCGGACGACCTCCCCCGCCAGATCGAAGCGCTCGAGCATGCCCTCGCCGGCGACGGCATGCTCGAAATGCGCAGCGGTTTCGACCGCGACGCGATCGCTCAGCTCTGGGCAGCGCGGCGTTCGCTCTCGCATGCGGTCAAACGCATCGCCCCGCTCAAGCTCAACGAGGACGTCGTCGTGCCGGTGTCGGCTCTCGCCGACTTCGTCGATTTCATCGATCACGTCGCCGGCGCGCAACGCTTGCCGATCGTATCCTTCGGCCACGCCGGCAACGGCAACCTGCACGTCAACGTGATGGTCGATCCTGACGACGGGGACGCGCTCGCGCGCGCCCACCTCGCCCTCGAATCGATCATGCTGCGCGTGATCGCACTCGGTGGCACGCTCTCGGGCGAGCACGGAATCGGCACCGAGAAGCGCAAGTTCGTGCCGCTCGAAATCGCGCCCGCGACGCTCGAGTTGATGCGCGCCATCAAGCGTCAGTTCGATCCGCACGGTCTGCTCAACCCCGGCAAGCTTTTTCCCGATTGA
- a CDS encoding J domain-containing protein: protein MWRYVRFVSGRHSVPKRTLDTASDRDRARRPDAEWPDVGRESSELARFLPVMQDMDATYTHYERLAVSRDAPPEVIRAAYKALSQKYHPDKNPGDSEAARVMTLLNQSYDVLMDPVRRAEYDASLDAPDDAGDEPPISEPEEDSPRLAFVLPILVRTRLGTRGALLLAFGGVFVISALVGGILAKAQEKEDAMEAQWAAHVREDRTTVASNAPPPVSALAMGNAPAYESPAIVPGPAAESARPEPEEEVTLAIADPAPGPALPPPLEAKDARGATLAAEEAGVETPSPETAPASASDKPDAKADRSPGKEKPAACAASEGDPFPKESYSGYLPGQPAMNVSGRSTFTVDNMHVDEDVLVKLVDVGNPTFARSFQVRANSSFTAEQLGHGKYKVLYRARKSNCDWHALGRVFDLREEEADGAARPTNVKVTLHAGEDIASSEAERN from the coding sequence TTGTGGCGTTATGTTCGATTCGTCTCCGGGCGCCATTCCGTCCCCAAGCGTACACTTGACACAGCCTCCGACAGAGATCGCGCGCGCAGGCCCGATGCCGAATGGCCGGACGTGGGCCGCGAGTCAAGCGAACTGGCCCGGTTTTTGCCCGTCATGCAGGACATGGACGCAACCTACACCCATTACGAACGCCTTGCCGTTTCCCGCGATGCGCCGCCCGAAGTGATACGCGCGGCCTACAAGGCGCTCAGCCAGAAATACCATCCGGACAAGAATCCGGGCGACAGCGAAGCCGCGCGCGTCATGACGCTGTTGAATCAGTCCTATGACGTGCTGATGGATCCGGTGCGCCGGGCCGAGTACGACGCGTCGCTCGACGCGCCGGACGATGCGGGCGACGAGCCGCCAATCTCCGAGCCTGAAGAAGACAGTCCACGCCTCGCGTTCGTGCTCCCGATCCTAGTGCGTACCCGGCTCGGTACGCGCGGCGCGCTTCTGCTAGCCTTCGGCGGCGTTTTTGTAATTTCCGCCCTGGTCGGGGGAATTCTTGCAAAGGCGCAGGAGAAGGAGGACGCGATGGAGGCGCAGTGGGCGGCTCACGTGCGGGAGGATCGCACGACCGTCGCCTCGAACGCGCCGCCCCCGGTGTCGGCACTTGCGATGGGCAACGCGCCGGCGTACGAAAGCCCGGCCATCGTGCCCGGCCCGGCTGCCGAGTCCGCCCGCCCAGAGCCGGAAGAGGAGGTGACACTGGCGATTGCCGACCCGGCCCCGGGCCCGGCGCTGCCGCCCCCCCTTGAAGCGAAGGACGCACGCGGCGCAACGCTTGCGGCCGAAGAGGCAGGCGTGGAAACCCCGTCTCCGGAAACCGCGCCCGCGTCCGCGTCCGACAAGCCCGACGCGAAGGCTGACCGTTCTCCCGGCAAGGAGAAGCCCGCCGCCTGTGCCGCGTCGGAAGGTGACCCCTTCCCGAAAGAGTCCTACAGCGGCTATCTTCCCGGCCAGCCGGCGATGAACGTGAGCGGGCGCTCGACATTCACGGTGGACAACATGCATGTCGACGAGGACGTTCTGGTCAAGCTCGTCGACGTCGGCAATCCGACCTTCGCGCGAAGCTTCCAGGTCAGGGCGAATTCCAGTTTCACCGCCGAACAACTCGGCCACGGCAAGTACAAGGTGCTGTATCGCGCGAGGAAATCGAACTGCGACTGGCACGCGCTCGGCCGCGTGTTCGACCTTCGCGAGGAGGAAGCGGACGGCGCTGCGCGTCCCACGAACGTCAAGGTCACCCTGCACGCGGGCGAAGACATCGCGTCTTCGGAAGCCGAACGAAACTGA
- a CDS encoding PEP-CTERM sorting domain-containing protein, whose translation MLVRATQITVAVMLSGACLLADAATLVDTGSPELTQNGAISVINYPYAHQSVGAGFSLSGSYNITDIASYFWIGNPGTLTLSLYSERSGLPGDQLFSNEFSIDGSPSIKGWFGLSGLNWFVASGNYWVTYEIRGTQTFNGALEFPPPFPTKMAVRNDYYTDWTSHPSGFGLIVEGTPASVPEPHSFIMFLAGLSLLGGMVRGRKQVSAWFR comes from the coding sequence ATGCTTGTCAGAGCAACACAAATTACTGTGGCAGTAATGTTATCTGGGGCGTGTCTCTTGGCAGACGCGGCAACCCTCGTTGACACAGGGTCACCCGAGCTAACTCAAAACGGCGCGATTTCTGTAATAAATTACCCCTACGCGCACCAGTCAGTAGGCGCCGGCTTCTCTCTGTCAGGCTCATATAACATCACGGACATCGCTAGTTATTTCTGGATTGGCAATCCAGGAACGCTGACGCTGTCTCTCTACAGCGAACGCTCAGGTTTGCCGGGGGATCAACTCTTCTCAAACGAGTTTTCTATTGACGGCAGCCCCTCCATCAAAGGCTGGTTTGGTCTAAGTGGCTTAAATTGGTTTGTTGCGTCGGGGAATTACTGGGTGACCTACGAAATCCGGGGTACCCAGACGTTCAATGGAGCGCTTGAATTTCCCCCCCCGTTTCCCACGAAAATGGCTGTGAGGAATGATTACTACACCGACTGGACTTCCCACCCGAGCGGTTTTGGTTTGATTGTTGAGGGCACGCCCGCCAGCGTCCCAGAACCCCATTCCTTCATAATGTTTTTAGCGGGATTGAGCTTGCTCGGTGGCATGGTGCGAGGCCGCAAGCAAGTATCGGCCTGGTTTAGATAA